The DNA segment ATACCATTCTCATATTCCGGGATGTCACTCTTCTCGACTGGCGATTCGTTGATTATTCTCTTTTTGGGTGGCTCCGCCGGGGGAGTGTTTTGGGCAGAGTCCACCGTGCGATCTTTCCGTAACCGACAAAAGCACCCCACCTGCCGCGGTGGAGCGACATAACCAATAACCGGGCTCTCAAGGAGGCCCGAATGACCAGAAAAGAACGAGACGCATACCGACGCAGCGTCGTCCATCAGTACCGGGAAAGCGGGATGACCCGCAAAGCTTTTTGTGCGGAAAACGGAGTGGCCCTGAGCTCAATGGATCTCTGGAAGTGAACCGACCCGGGATTCACGGACACCTGAAAGTTTGAGATGATGGTGTCATGGGAAAGGGAAAACGGTATCCGAGAGAGCTGCGAGAGAGAGCAGTCAGGCTCGTTGAAGAGTCCATAAACGATCATGAATCTGAATGGGCAGCGATCAGTTCGGTTGCAACCAAGATCGGATGTACGCATGAAACGCTTCGCCGATGGGTTCGTCAAGCGCAGACGGATAGCGGCAAGCGCGGCGGCCTTACGACAAACGAACGGAAGCAGTAGCGAGAAAACCGCGAGCTGAAACGTTCTAACGAAATTTTGAGAAAAGCCTCAGCTTTTTTCGCCCAAGCGGAGCTGGACCGCAAATCCCGGTATTAGTCGACTT comes from the Alkalispirochaeta americana genome and includes:
- the tnpA gene encoding IS66 family insertion sequence element accessory protein TnpA; translation: MTRKERDAYRRSVVHQYRESGMTRKAFCAENGVALSSMDLWK